One part of the candidate division WOR-3 bacterium genome encodes these proteins:
- the speB gene encoding agmatinase: MTIDFVLSCETNRMTFDFVRADPAQASVVIVGVPLDRSSSFIPGTRFGPDAARLGSVNIESFSPYQKRDAAELAIADAGDVCFTFSNPDAPFEQIRSVTRSNIEADRKQLAVGGEHTITPAIVSELVRAHPDLCIVQFDAHSDLRDDFLGEKWCHATAMRRVLDFVPRYRLFQVGIRSFSQAAEMDVPELFAFDVLDSIGTVRQRIGSRPVYISLDVDVLDPSVLPDVQTPQPGGVTYQELAKALAGLAKLGVVGADIVEFCPRGPHPTAGAPVVAELVRELAIVLGTS, translated from the coding sequence ATGACCATAGACTTTGTCCTGTCCTGTGAGACGAATCGGATGACATTTGACTTCGTGCGCGCCGACCCGGCGCAAGCCTCAGTCGTCATCGTCGGTGTGCCGCTCGACCGTTCCAGCTCGTTCATTCCCGGCACCCGGTTCGGACCTGATGCCGCCCGCCTCGGCTCGGTCAACATCGAGTCCTTCAGTCCGTATCAGAAACGCGACGCTGCCGAACTGGCAATCGCCGATGCCGGTGACGTGTGCTTCACATTTTCGAATCCTGATGCCCCATTTGAGCAAATCCGCAGCGTCACTCGCTCGAACATCGAAGCCGACCGCAAGCAGCTTGCGGTCGGCGGTGAACATACCATTACACCGGCGATCGTATCCGAGTTAGTGCGTGCACACCCTGACCTCTGTATTGTGCAGTTTGACGCCCATTCAGACCTGCGTGATGATTTCCTCGGTGAGAAATGGTGTCATGCAACTGCCATGCGCCGCGTGCTTGACTTTGTGCCGCGCTACCGGCTGTTTCAGGTCGGCATCCGTTCGTTCAGCCAGGCCGCGGAAATGGACGTGCCCGAGTTGTTCGCATTTGACGTCCTGGACTCGATTGGAACTGTCCGGCAGCGTATCGGCTCGCGGCCGGTGTATATCAGTCTTGACGTGGATGTGCTCGACCCGTCGGTACTACCGGACGTCCAGACCCCGCAGCCTGGCGGTGTCACTTATCAGGAACTGGCAAAAGCCTTGGCCGGACTGGCAAAGCTCGGCGTCGTCGGAGCCGACATCGTCGAGTTCTGTCCGCGGGGTCCGCATCCGACTGCCGGCGCACCGGTTGTCGCCGAACTGGTGCGCGAACTTGCCATCGTCCTAGGAACAAGCTGA
- a CDS encoding CARDB domain-containing protein, translated as MKPAVYLTLVLVVSVNLSPGAEGFQPKSGLHNFGLEIRYDPIPGVPLVQSRVSPLPADPIKLRTVNRALPMDSPSGTIVASGSSGDGCAELPLSGSEGTGQVEETPVVQLSATGPETEVIVAGTGIASILDRPQDQEYGLPNLVFYKPTGWDYPIVPSSVRNTHTVGPDLNDGDTTFFDFAVANNGSSTAKPRFYTYLYWDGRILGGFYTESLPAGWYTYYNDYPFRMPSGSHLIAGFTDSTNVIAESLENDNRWSATFSWRNTGTALPNLRPYAPTGWDFPVVPSNVRGTHTVGPDLNDYDTTFIDFAVLNDGNATAKPRFFIYMYLDGRVIGGWYADSLPPYYYGYVDDYWAFVQAGTHSLGLVADSTNTVLESNEADNWFSRTFTWRHDPATLPNLTYYTPDTSWDYPVVPSSVRSTHHVGPNLNDRDTTFLDWCIANLGNWVAQPRFYIYLFQDAVPFAGWYLDSLPARTYVYLEDYTRFFPSGLHAIAMFVDSTNVVLESNENDNRYTNTYFWNHVPVPDLAPYAPSGWELPLVPSNVRNTHSVGPDLNDLDTTFIDWAVANFGSATARPRFYTYIYQDGVPFAGWYADSLPAGYYVSVADYPRIITQGSHRLGLFTDSTNAVTESLETNNKFDQSFVWRHRLPAMPNLVPYAPTGWDYPVVPSNVRNTHTVGPDLNDRDTTFVDMAFANIGRAVAKPRFYTYLYSDGTPFAGVYMDSLPAGYYGYAEDIARMFTAGNHLLRLLVDSTNTVVESLETDNEWERNFDWRPGTGLEENCRSASGAGRPLVASVVAGRTRVRFKLSVPASIRLRVLDILGRTVTVLAQGHYADGFHEVDWDCAGAGGIYVLELETPYHRRQVALVAKP; from the coding sequence ATGAAACCGGCAGTGTACTTGACCTTGGTACTCGTAGTGAGTGTCAACTTGTCGCCTGGGGCCGAAGGCTTCCAACCCAAGTCAGGCCTTCATAACTTCGGACTGGAGATACGCTATGACCCGATACCGGGCGTGCCTCTGGTTCAGTCGCGGGTTTCTCCCCTCCCGGCTGACCCGATCAAGCTGCGGACGGTGAACAGAGCCCTGCCAATGGATAGCCCCTCAGGGACAATTGTCGCATCCGGCAGTTCTGGCGACGGCTGCGCCGAGTTGCCCCTTTCCGGAAGCGAAGGAACCGGCCAAGTCGAGGAAACACCAGTCGTGCAGTTGTCTGCTACCGGTCCTGAAACAGAGGTCATTGTGGCCGGCACCGGCATTGCCTCAATCCTGGACAGGCCGCAGGATCAGGAATACGGACTGCCGAACCTCGTTTTCTACAAGCCGACCGGCTGGGATTATCCAATTGTGCCCTCGAGCGTGCGCAACACCCACACTGTTGGCCCAGACCTGAATGACGGCGATACCACTTTCTTCGATTTTGCAGTAGCGAACAACGGCAGCTCAACCGCAAAGCCACGGTTCTATACTTACCTCTACTGGGACGGACGTATCCTCGGTGGTTTCTATACCGAGTCGTTACCCGCTGGCTGGTACACGTACTACAACGACTATCCGTTCCGGATGCCATCAGGTTCACATCTCATCGCCGGGTTCACCGACTCCACAAACGTCATCGCCGAGTCGCTTGAAAACGATAACCGCTGGTCCGCGACTTTCAGTTGGCGCAATACTGGCACGGCCTTGCCCAACCTGCGGCCGTACGCACCAACTGGCTGGGACTTTCCGGTCGTGCCGTCCAACGTGCGCGGTACGCACACAGTGGGCCCCGACCTGAACGACTACGATACGACCTTCATTGACTTTGCGGTGCTAAACGACGGCAACGCAACTGCCAAACCAAGGTTCTTCATTTACATGTACTTGGACGGCAGAGTCATCGGCGGCTGGTATGCGGACTCGCTCCCACCCTACTACTATGGCTACGTAGACGACTACTGGGCATTCGTTCAAGCCGGAACGCACTCACTCGGCCTTGTTGCCGACTCTACCAACACCGTCCTTGAGTCAAACGAAGCCGACAACTGGTTCAGCCGAACCTTTACCTGGCGCCACGACCCGGCAACACTGCCCAACCTGACCTACTACACGCCAGACACAAGCTGGGACTATCCGGTGGTTCCCTCGAGCGTACGGAGCACGCACCATGTCGGGCCGAACCTCAACGACCGCGACACGACCTTTCTGGACTGGTGCATTGCCAACCTAGGCAACTGGGTGGCTCAGCCCAGGTTCTACATCTACCTGTTCCAAGACGCCGTGCCATTTGCTGGTTGGTATCTCGATTCGTTACCAGCCCGGACGTATGTCTACCTCGAAGACTACACCCGGTTTTTCCCCTCCGGCCTTCACGCCATCGCAATGTTTGTGGACTCGACCAACGTCGTTCTAGAGTCCAACGAAAACGATAACCGTTACACAAACACCTACTTCTGGAACCACGTGCCGGTGCCGGACCTTGCTCCTTACGCGCCGTCCGGCTGGGAGTTGCCACTAGTACCGTCGAACGTGCGCAACACCCATTCGGTCGGGCCGGACCTCAATGACTTGGACACAACGTTCATTGACTGGGCGGTGGCCAACTTCGGTAGCGCAACCGCGCGCCCCAGATTTTACACCTACATTTATCAGGACGGCGTGCCATTCGCCGGCTGGTATGCTGACTCGCTACCGGCCGGTTACTACGTATCAGTTGCCGACTATCCGCGGATTATCACCCAAGGTTCACACCGACTTGGGCTGTTTACTGACTCAACAAACGCGGTCACCGAATCGCTTGAGACCAACAACAAGTTCGACCAGAGCTTTGTCTGGCGTCATAGATTGCCGGCTATGCCGAACCTTGTGCCCTACGCGCCCACAGGCTGGGACTACCCGGTTGTTCCCTCAAACGTACGCAATACCCACACAGTCGGGCCAGACCTGAACGACCGCGATACGACGTTTGTCGACATGGCCTTTGCAAATATCGGCCGGGCTGTGGCCAAGCCTAGGTTCTACACCTACCTGTACTCGGACGGTACTCCCTTTGCTGGGGTATACATGGACTCACTGCCCGCAGGTTACTACGGCTATGCTGAGGACATCGCGCGAATGTTTACGGCTGGTAACCACTTACTGCGACTTCTCGTGGATTCAACCAACACTGTGGTCGAGTCCCTTGAAACTGACAACGAATGGGAACGTAACTTCGACTGGCGGCCCGGTACAGGACTCGAAGAAAATTGCCGGTCAGCATCCGGAGCTGGACGTCCCCTCGTTGCAAGCGTAGTGGCTGGCAGGACAAGAGTGCGGTTCAAACTGTCAGTCCCGGCTAGCATCAGACTCCGAGTTCTTGATATACTGGGTCGTACAGTGACAGTGCTGGCTCAAGGACACTACGCAGACGGTTTTCACGAAGTCGACTGGGACTGTGCTGGTGCGGGCGGCATTTATGTCCTCGAGCTGGAGACTCCGTACCATCGCAGGCAAGTAGCACTAGTCGCGAAACCATAG